Proteins from one Chitinophaga oryzae genomic window:
- a CDS encoding inositol oxygenase family protein, translated as MDNKQPSFTEKEVNPLTSLDQWEDAVLERYPTPESIATSKSADEYRNYDTPERDTVREFYRLNHTYQTYDFVQQKRADFLQFNKKEMPVWDAFNFLNELVDDSDPDTDLDQFQHLLQTSEAIRNDGHPDWMVLTGLMHDMGKVLCLFGEPQWAVVGDTFPVGAPYSDKVVYPEYFRNNPDYQNTAYQEGTGVYQQGCGLRNVHMSWGHDEYVYQMMKDHLPESGLYMLRYHSFYAWHREGAYDYLLDDHDREMLKWVKLFNPYDLYSKNPVPPDWNKLRPYYEDLVAKYLPATLKF; from the coding sequence ATGGATAACAAACAACCTTCCTTCACTGAAAAAGAAGTGAATCCTTTAACAAGCCTCGACCAGTGGGAAGACGCCGTCCTGGAACGGTATCCCACGCCGGAAAGCATCGCTACCTCCAAATCTGCAGACGAATACCGGAACTACGATACCCCTGAGCGGGACACCGTCCGTGAATTCTACCGTCTCAATCATACCTACCAGACTTATGATTTTGTGCAACAGAAAAGGGCCGACTTCCTGCAATTCAACAAAAAGGAAATGCCGGTATGGGACGCTTTCAATTTCCTGAACGAACTGGTGGACGACTCCGATCCGGATACCGACCTGGACCAGTTCCAGCACCTGCTGCAGACATCGGAAGCCATCCGTAATGACGGCCATCCCGACTGGATGGTGCTCACAGGCCTCATGCATGATATGGGCAAAGTGCTCTGCCTCTTCGGCGAGCCACAATGGGCCGTTGTAGGCGATACCTTCCCCGTTGGCGCCCCTTACTCCGACAAAGTCGTTTATCCGGAATATTTCCGCAACAACCCGGATTATCAAAATACCGCGTACCAGGAAGGTACCGGCGTGTATCAGCAGGGCTGCGGCCTGCGCAACGTGCACATGTCATGGGGACACGATGAATACGTGTACCAGATGATGAAAGACCATCTGCCGGAATCCGGCCTGTACATGCTGCGCTACCACTCTTTCTACGCCTGGCACCGGGAAGGCGCCTATGATTATCTGCTCGATGATCATGACCGCGAAATGCTCAAATGGGTGAAACTCTTCAACCCATATGACCTCTATTCCAAAAACCCGGTACCACCGGACTGGAATAAGCTTCGTCCTTACTACGAAGATCTCGTGGCGAAATACCTGCCTGCCACCCTGAAATTCTGA
- a CDS encoding LacI family DNA-binding transcriptional regulator — protein MKNVNIRALARELNLSLSTVSKALRDSYEISAATKERVRALAAEWNYIPNAYASSLRGRKSKNIAVVLPEVADSFFSIAINGIEAAVKPKGYHVIIYLTHESYAGEAAILKDFQSGRVDGVLLSVSRETTETAHVQELMDKDVPVVFFDRVLETLAAPKIVTNDAESAYKATVHLIAQGCREIAYLGISDSLSICRQRMAGYIQALGDHQLPVHQRNILTCTDDSTRNFQQVKKLLQRSRRPDGIIASVEKLTTTVYQACLQLKLRMPADVKLVCFSNLEIATILQPSLTTVTQPAFEMGKTAAEVLVKMLEKKPLSTKDIRMVIPSELVMRESSR, from the coding sequence ATGAAAAATGTGAATATCAGGGCGCTGGCCCGGGAGCTGAACCTTTCGTTGTCTACCGTGTCGAAGGCTTTGCGCGACAGTTATGAAATCAGCGCCGCCACCAAAGAAAGGGTGCGGGCGCTGGCGGCCGAATGGAACTACATCCCGAATGCTTACGCCAGCAGCCTGCGGGGACGTAAGAGTAAAAATATCGCCGTCGTGCTGCCGGAGGTGGCGGACAGTTTTTTTTCGATCGCTATTAATGGTATCGAGGCAGCCGTGAAGCCGAAAGGATATCATGTGATCATTTACCTGACGCATGAAAGTTATGCCGGAGAAGCGGCTATATTAAAAGATTTCCAGAGCGGCCGGGTGGACGGGGTGCTGTTGTCGGTATCGCGGGAAACCACAGAGACGGCCCATGTGCAGGAACTGATGGACAAAGATGTACCGGTAGTGTTCTTCGACCGGGTGCTGGAAACGCTGGCCGCGCCCAAAATTGTGACCAATGATGCCGAAAGCGCCTATAAAGCCACGGTGCATCTGATAGCGCAGGGATGCCGGGAGATCGCCTATCTCGGTATTTCCGACAGCCTGTCTATCTGCCGCCAGCGGATGGCCGGGTATATTCAGGCGCTGGGAGATCACCAGCTGCCCGTACACCAGCGGAACATCCTTACCTGTACTGACGACAGCACCCGTAATTTCCAGCAGGTAAAAAAACTGCTGCAGCGGTCGCGGCGGCCGGACGGCATCATAGCCTCCGTGGAAAAACTAACGACTACCGTATACCAGGCCTGCCTGCAGCTGAAGTTGCGCATGCCCGCAGATGTAAAGCTGGTGTGTTTCTCCAACCTGGAGATCGCTACTATTCTGCAGCCGTCGCTGACAACGGTCACACAGCCGGCTTTTGAGATGGGAAAGACCGCGGCGGAAGTGCTGGTGAAGATGCTGGAGAAGAAGCCGCTATCGACGAAGGATATACGGATGGTGATACCTTCGGAATTGGTGATGAGGGAGTCGAGCAGGTGA
- the maoP gene encoding DUF413 domain-containing protein, which produces MNNEAKHHEYIKSKGKFTIACNPVIFSPEEIALLEKYGYWFEALVEGRLLPFSAEQKQFVDVAQMRKKPETLYEKLWFRYIKRKEIELKKGATLYTSPLLEDDTFYNREMAKVLRSNMLKLTRENHRQ; this is translated from the coding sequence ATGAACAACGAAGCGAAACATCATGAATACATAAAATCAAAGGGCAAATTCACCATTGCATGTAATCCTGTGATCTTCTCTCCTGAAGAAATAGCGTTGTTGGAAAAATATGGATATTGGTTTGAGGCATTGGTTGAAGGACGACTTTTACCATTTAGCGCTGAGCAAAAACAATTTGTTGACGTCGCCCAAATGAGAAAAAAGCCTGAAACGCTTTATGAAAAACTATGGTTTAGGTATATTAAGAGAAAAGAAATTGAATTAAAAAAAGGAGCAACATTATATACTTCCCCACTGCTGGAGGACGACACTTTTTATAACCGCGAAATGGCAAAAGTGCTGAGAAGCAATATGTTGAAACTAACGAGGGAAAATCACAGACAATAA
- a CDS encoding nuclear transport factor 2 family protein — MTHAGKTVTQFLTALNNEDMAAARALLTSDFKFVGVLGSRDGADVYIEDMGRMKMKYTVHKIFEEGDDVCVLCDYIMGNKTVFGCSWYQLREGKLSSLRVVFDPRPLL; from the coding sequence ATGACACACGCAGGAAAAACCGTAACGCAGTTCCTCACTGCACTGAACAACGAAGACATGGCGGCCGCCCGGGCCTTGCTCACTTCCGATTTTAAATTTGTGGGTGTATTAGGCTCCCGTGACGGGGCGGACGTATACATAGAAGATATGGGCCGTATGAAGATGAAATACACGGTCCATAAGATATTTGAAGAAGGAGACGATGTATGCGTGCTGTGCGATTATATTATGGGAAACAAAACCGTCTTCGGGTGCAGCTGGTACCAGCTGAGAGAGGGCAAGCTCAGTTCCCTCCGCGTAGTATTTGACCCCCGGCCATTGTTGTAA
- a CDS encoding FecR family protein, translating to MDKNTFHELVNRYLDGTATTAEQALVDRYCEQLETAGETELEPEAEALLQQVMYDRIMRRIQAPRKRFYRWTYAAAAAAVLAIVAVGGVFFFPRKQPPAITVKEKSVFHNDIEPGGNKATLTLANGSTVVLDDVVTDTLAPQGNSRITRTGNGQLAYQAQSGVPGKPVYNTLTTPAGGQFRLTLPDGSKVWLNAASSITFPTAFTGKDRTVELKGEAYLEVSRNPQQPFKVKVRDMEVSVLGTHFNINAYPDEKGIRTTLLEGSVRVNNEEQSYTLKPGQQAQLQPNGQFSLHTVDTEDIIAWKDGQFAFDDADIHTVMRQVARWYGAEVIYEGNVSHHFMGTIPRDVPVSRLLKMLELTGRVSFVVDGNKIIVKP from the coding sequence ATGGATAAAAATACCTTTCACGAACTTGTCAACCGTTATCTGGACGGCACCGCCACTACCGCTGAGCAGGCGCTGGTAGACCGTTATTGTGAGCAGCTGGAGACCGCAGGGGAAACGGAGCTGGAACCGGAGGCCGAGGCATTGCTGCAGCAGGTGATGTATGACCGCATCATGCGACGGATTCAGGCGCCCCGGAAACGTTTTTACCGGTGGACATACGCCGCAGCGGCCGCAGCGGTGCTGGCAATTGTAGCCGTAGGAGGCGTTTTCTTTTTTCCCCGCAAGCAGCCGCCTGCCATAACCGTTAAAGAGAAATCTGTATTTCATAACGATATTGAGCCGGGCGGCAATAAAGCCACGCTGACGCTGGCCAACGGCAGCACCGTGGTGCTGGATGATGTGGTAACTGATACGCTGGCGCCGCAGGGCAACAGCAGGATTACCCGGACCGGCAACGGCCAGCTGGCGTACCAGGCGCAGTCTGGCGTTCCCGGGAAGCCGGTATATAATACCCTTACCACACCGGCAGGCGGCCAGTTCCGCCTTACCTTACCCGATGGCAGCAAGGTTTGGCTGAATGCCGCCTCCTCCATTACTTTCCCTACCGCCTTTACCGGCAAAGACCGCACGGTGGAACTTAAAGGCGAAGCTTATCTCGAAGTGAGCCGGAATCCACAACAACCATTTAAAGTGAAAGTCCGCGACATGGAAGTGTCTGTATTGGGCACCCATTTTAATATCAACGCCTATCCTGATGAAAAAGGGATCCGCACCACACTGCTGGAAGGGTCCGTACGAGTGAACAACGAAGAACAGTCATATACGCTGAAACCTGGCCAACAGGCACAGCTCCAGCCCAACGGGCAATTTTCCCTGCATACGGTGGATACCGAAGACATCATCGCCTGGAAAGACGGGCAGTTTGCCTTCGACGATGCCGACATTCACACCGTGATGCGCCAGGTAGCACGCTGGTATGGCGCGGAAGTGATTTATGAAGGGAATGTCAGCCACCATTTTATGGGTACCATCCCCCGGGATGTGCCGGTATCGCGGCTGCTGAAAATGCTGGAACTGACAGGCAGGGTGTCTTTTGTCGTGGATGGAAATAAAATTATCGTCAAACCTTAA
- a CDS encoding SusC/RagA family TonB-linked outer membrane protein: MKLTVMLLLAAFMHVSAGTFAQTVTLSVKKAPLTRVFREMQQQTGYSFLYSKEDLQHTDHISLDLKNVQLTAALKECFKEQPLTFTIVDKVVIIKREKNTLAAPPAAAAVAAIPVTGTITDSTGTALPGASVVIKGTTRSAISDVDGRFNIDAKPGDVLVIRYVGFNTKEVTVGKNTSIQIKLEQLSSRLAGISVVSTGYQTISKERATGSYSTISADDMAGKMQTGILDRLEGMAAGMTSYKGKMQIRGVTTLGTQTAPLYVIDGMPFEGDSAVINPSDIATVTVLKDATAASIYGARAANGVIVMTTKQGKAGAMRISYNNAIKFTPLPSRSYSNRMSSAELVDFQRDMFNYRSGDYNAIDPRKAMNDVYRLLYERKGGKITEEQLQSALNVFRNNDRYDQMTDELLRKAMVTNQHNLSLSGGSEKYRYNLSVNYLGTNPYEKAQQSQRLGYNLRNTFNFTKWMRVDVGVLGSSIKEDYDNGFLGMKNFNTGKASYYMLRNTDGQPAQWYLGKSQYEIDRLKGLGLQDETYRPLEELHRQRYTRKGNYLNLNVGANFKIINGLSLDVRYQAERMDTTIQQLYRKNANVVTTMLNDATPINASSSLLPLGGQFNENRSTVATNMLRLQLNYDKLIGNDHEIQALAGAERRQVRSTATNIHKYGYDEYSLNYKPIDELMLNQSLKNMQSLFGQFRLDSRNKDRERGFRDQEDRFVSFYGNASYTYKRKLTASGSIRMDQSNLFGTDPKYQYTPMWSAGLMYVVTDGGDISWLDRLAVRTTYGVNGNIPKDAGPYMITMDDNTNYLTNESQAYVYSPPNAGLRWEKTKVANIGVDFSTLNGRLTGSVEFYNKNTSDLLGYMAADPTLGWQSYIVNYGSMYNRGIDITLTSTNFKTRDFRWNTTFNFNYNKNELTNLDVSENSLYGYVYQAQRREGIPLDGLYSIRYAGLDANGRPQAFTKDGKIVKSTQNLTVADLVYSGTTVPPYSASLQNTLHYKDFDLFFMFIYYGGHVMRDVVAPYLTKFPELNYTSNMDRLALNYWKKPGDEQNPDLAPGYFSGASTATTTLWDGADKHISKASYIKLRDVTLSYNLPSALLKKAYIQSMRLSFQVQNIWRWSANKQNLDPEVWNGTIINATRGSLVPPSYTIGVNVNF; encoded by the coding sequence ATGAAACTAACTGTCATGTTACTGCTGGCTGCCTTTATGCATGTGAGTGCGGGCACTTTTGCGCAGACAGTGACGCTTTCTGTAAAGAAAGCACCGTTAACCAGGGTTTTTAGGGAGATGCAACAACAAACAGGATATTCTTTCCTGTACTCCAAAGAAGACCTGCAGCACACGGACCATATCAGCCTGGACCTGAAGAATGTGCAGCTGACGGCCGCGCTGAAGGAATGCTTTAAGGAGCAGCCCCTTACCTTTACGATCGTAGACAAGGTGGTGATCATCAAACGGGAAAAAAATACGCTGGCAGCGCCACCTGCGGCGGCAGCCGTTGCGGCCATACCTGTAACCGGTACCATTACCGACAGCACCGGTACCGCACTGCCGGGGGCTTCCGTGGTGATCAAAGGAACGACCCGCTCCGCCATCTCCGATGTGGACGGCCGGTTTAATATCGACGCCAAACCCGGCGACGTACTGGTGATCCGCTATGTAGGCTTCAATACCAAAGAAGTGACCGTCGGTAAAAATACCAGCATACAAATTAAGCTGGAACAACTTTCCAGCCGCCTGGCAGGCATTTCCGTGGTAAGCACCGGTTACCAGACCATCTCCAAGGAACGCGCTACCGGCTCCTACTCCACCATCTCCGCCGACGATATGGCCGGTAAAATGCAGACAGGCATACTGGACCGCCTCGAAGGGATGGCTGCAGGGATGACCTCCTATAAAGGTAAAATGCAGATCCGCGGGGTAACCACCCTGGGCACTCAGACAGCTCCCCTGTACGTAATTGACGGGATGCCCTTTGAAGGAGACAGTGCGGTGATCAACCCGTCCGACATTGCTACGGTGACAGTACTCAAAGACGCGACCGCCGCCTCCATTTACGGCGCCCGCGCCGCCAACGGCGTCATCGTAATGACCACCAAACAAGGCAAAGCCGGCGCTATGAGAATCAGCTATAACAACGCGATCAAGTTTACCCCGCTGCCATCCAGAAGCTATAGCAACCGCATGTCCAGCGCTGAACTGGTAGATTTTCAGCGCGACATGTTCAACTACCGCTCCGGCGACTATAATGCCATCGATCCCCGCAAAGCCATGAATGATGTATACCGGCTGCTTTACGAACGAAAGGGCGGTAAAATCACGGAAGAGCAGCTGCAAAGCGCCCTGAACGTATTTCGTAACAACGACCGCTATGACCAGATGACGGACGAACTGCTGCGTAAAGCCATGGTGACCAACCAGCATAACCTGTCGCTCTCCGGTGGCAGCGAAAAATACCGCTATAATCTTTCCGTTAACTACCTCGGCACTAATCCGTACGAAAAAGCCCAGCAGTCACAACGTTTGGGTTATAACCTCCGCAATACCTTCAATTTCACCAAGTGGATGCGGGTAGACGTAGGCGTCTTGGGAAGCAGCATCAAAGAAGATTATGACAACGGATTTCTGGGGATGAAGAACTTCAACACCGGGAAAGCCTCCTATTACATGCTGCGTAATACCGACGGTCAGCCTGCGCAATGGTACCTGGGCAAATCCCAGTATGAAATTGACCGCCTGAAGGGCCTGGGCCTGCAGGACGAAACATATCGTCCGCTGGAAGAACTCCACCGGCAGCGTTACACCCGGAAAGGCAATTACCTGAACCTCAACGTTGGCGCAAACTTCAAAATCATCAACGGGTTGTCCCTGGACGTGCGTTATCAGGCAGAACGCATGGATACCACCATACAGCAGTTGTACCGTAAGAACGCTAACGTGGTAACCACCATGCTTAACGACGCTACCCCGATTAACGCCTCCTCCTCCCTGCTGCCGCTGGGCGGCCAGTTTAACGAAAACAGAAGCACCGTGGCCACCAACATGCTGCGTTTGCAGTTGAACTACGATAAACTGATCGGTAACGACCATGAAATCCAGGCGTTGGCGGGTGCAGAACGACGCCAGGTACGGAGCACCGCTACCAATATCCATAAATACGGATATGACGAGTATAGCCTCAACTATAAGCCGATTGATGAACTGATGTTGAACCAGAGCCTGAAAAATATGCAGTCTCTTTTTGGCCAGTTCAGGCTGGATAGCAGAAATAAAGACAGAGAGAGAGGGTTCCGGGACCAGGAAGACAGGTTCGTATCTTTTTATGGCAATGCTTCCTATACCTACAAACGCAAGCTGACAGCATCCGGTAGCATCAGAATGGACCAGTCCAACCTGTTTGGTACAGATCCTAAATATCAATACACACCCATGTGGTCAGCCGGGTTGATGTATGTAGTAACCGATGGTGGAGATATCAGCTGGCTGGACCGCCTGGCAGTGCGCACCACTTACGGCGTGAATGGCAATATCCCGAAAGATGCAGGTCCTTACATGATCACCATGGACGACAACACCAACTATCTGACCAATGAATCCCAGGCCTATGTGTACAGTCCGCCTAATGCCGGATTACGCTGGGAAAAAACCAAGGTGGCCAATATCGGTGTGGACTTCAGCACACTTAATGGCAGACTGACGGGTTCTGTTGAATTCTACAATAAGAATACTTCCGACCTGTTGGGATATATGGCAGCAGATCCGACGCTGGGCTGGCAATCTTACATTGTCAACTACGGCAGCATGTATAACCGTGGTATAGACATTACGCTGACCAGCACAAATTTCAAGACCAGGGATTTCCGCTGGAACACCACGTTCAACTTCAACTATAACAAGAACGAGCTGACCAACCTGGACGTGTCGGAAAATTCGTTGTATGGCTACGTGTACCAGGCGCAACGCCGGGAAGGTATTCCGTTAGACGGTTTATACAGCATCCGGTACGCCGGCCTGGACGCTAACGGCCGCCCACAGGCGTTTACCAAAGACGGAAAAATTGTGAAGTCCACACAGAACTTAACAGTAGCTGATCTGGTATACAGCGGAACAACAGTACCGCCCTATTCCGCGTCTCTCCAGAATACCCTGCACTATAAGGACTTCGATCTGTTCTTTATGTTCATTTACTATGGCGGTCATGTTATGAGAGATGTGGTAGCGCCTTATCTGACCAAATTCCCTGAGCTGAACTACACCAGCAATATGGACCGTTTGGCGCTTAATTACTGGAAAAAGCCCGGTGATGAACAAAATCCGGACCTCGCGCCCGGTTACTTCAGCGGTGCTTCCACCGCCACCACTACCCTGTGGGATGGTGCCGACAAACATATCAGCAAAGCATCCTATATCAAGCTGCGCGACGTAACACTGAGTTATAACCTCCCTTCGGCACTGCTGAAGAAAGCTTATATACAAAGTATGCGCCTGAGCTTCCAGGTACAAAATATATGGCGCTGGTCTGCCAACAAACAAAACCTTGACCCGGAAGTATGGAATGGTACTATCATTAATGCCACCAGGGGATCATTGGTACCACCCAGCTATACAATTGGTGTAAATGTTAATTTCTAA
- a CDS encoding RagB/SusD family nutrient uptake outer membrane protein, protein MKKIFILLLAGASLATLPACNKYLDIKPKGYTIPEYFDDYQKLMNHINLVAAVGAYPAYITDDVEGGEDNDVNQSASYPFYAVYKRNLYSFAPGQIFEQNDNDPQWNPSYDNIFVCNTVINNVMKVKDASEQEKKRLRAQAQVSRAFEYLTLVNIYAEQYDPANAASALGVPLVLTEDITKPYERKSVAAVYAQIKQDLEEALPNLPDQVPNSLKPGKSAAYGLLSRVNLYMGDFKTSLENANKALGANNALMSYAPYGIRKGTWGRVWNPVDSSAFPDGHLNRETIWFRRGTPSSSSIFTEVYANPDLISIFKKGLPAGAVDKRFSLFYCDGEALFGPNKILFPGRVLWAAYVEFNLGVGTPELYLNAAEAEARTGSKDRAMQLINTLRDSRIVNNQPLAAANNEEALRLVLEERRRELALMGYNRLADLKRLNKDARFAKTVVHKHNGQTYTLPANDKRYVFPIPPKVLAMNPDIPQYER, encoded by the coding sequence ATGAAAAAAATATTCATACTGTTACTGGCAGGCGCATCCCTTGCAACACTACCGGCATGTAACAAATACCTCGATATAAAACCGAAAGGATATACCATCCCTGAGTATTTTGACGATTATCAGAAACTGATGAACCACATTAACCTTGTAGCTGCGGTTGGGGCTTACCCGGCCTATATTACGGATGATGTTGAAGGCGGTGAGGATAATGACGTCAATCAGTCGGCCTCCTATCCGTTCTATGCCGTGTACAAACGCAACCTGTATAGTTTTGCACCGGGACAGATATTTGAACAGAACGATAATGACCCGCAATGGAACCCCTCCTACGACAATATTTTTGTTTGCAACACGGTCATCAATAACGTGATGAAGGTGAAAGATGCTTCCGAGCAGGAGAAAAAGCGGCTGCGCGCACAGGCGCAGGTATCCCGCGCATTTGAATACCTGACGCTCGTAAATATTTACGCTGAACAATATGATCCGGCCAATGCCGCTTCAGCCCTGGGCGTTCCGCTGGTGTTAACGGAAGACATCACAAAGCCTTATGAAAGGAAAAGCGTGGCCGCTGTATATGCACAAATCAAACAGGACCTGGAAGAAGCATTGCCCAACCTGCCTGACCAGGTGCCCAACAGTTTAAAGCCCGGAAAGAGCGCTGCCTATGGTTTGTTGAGCCGTGTAAACCTGTACATGGGAGACTTTAAGACGTCATTGGAAAATGCCAACAAAGCGCTGGGCGCAAATAATGCGTTGATGAGCTATGCTCCCTATGGCATCCGGAAAGGAACCTGGGGCCGTGTCTGGAACCCTGTGGATTCGTCCGCTTTCCCTGATGGACATCTCAATAGGGAGACCATCTGGTTCAGAAGGGGCACTCCCAGCTCTTCCAGCATATTTACAGAAGTATATGCGAATCCGGACCTGATCAGCATATTTAAGAAGGGCCTGCCGGCAGGTGCTGTGGATAAGCGTTTTAGCTTGTTCTACTGCGATGGCGAAGCGCTTTTTGGACCGAATAAAATATTATTCCCGGGCCGCGTATTGTGGGCAGCTTATGTGGAGTTTAACCTGGGCGTCGGTACGCCGGAATTGTACCTGAACGCTGCCGAGGCAGAAGCCCGCACAGGCAGCAAGGACAGGGCGATGCAACTGATCAATACCCTGCGCGACAGCCGCATTGTCAATAATCAGCCGCTGGCAGCCGCCAATAATGAAGAAGCGCTCCGGCTGGTACTGGAAGAACGCAGACGGGAGCTGGCCCTGATGGGATACAACCGCCTGGCCGACCTGAAGCGGCTGAACAAGGACGCCCGTTTCGCTAAAACTGTTGTCCATAAGCATAACGGACAGACCTACACCCTGCCGGCTAATGATAAGCGCTATGTGTTCCCCATACCGCCAAAAGTGCTGGCAATGAACCCTGATATTCCGCAATACGAACGCTAA
- a CDS encoding thioredoxin family protein, which produces MKKILLILCLLIALEGRAQEEIAFNNAAWQATLEQAAKENKLIFLDCYTSWCAPCKWMEKNVFNVPEVYNYYNQHFINTKQDMEKGEGVDLRKKYNVQSFPTYLFINGKGEVVHRTGSRMSVEEFLEEGRMATDPDRSMSSLSARYNAGERSIPFLLNYYLAVARSDRRTAEKIGGEISEKVAEADLNSPMGWKIIKNIARSGDDRLGKYYLSNQAQFASYASREERDALTDRLISSTLYPKIYSKDEKGFFEGLQHFKQSTSPERQKQAVMLEAEWYQQQGNVSAYVKLTDKAMKGVLKADAEKLSFLARRLNGKREADPQTAAFLPQAYKMSKKAVALEPEEYSIQSTFGWVCLTMKKKQEGLTAARKARKLADAETSKIQKLAQELVNELEKL; this is translated from the coding sequence ATGAAGAAGATTTTATTGATACTCTGCCTGCTGATTGCGCTGGAAGGAAGGGCGCAGGAAGAAATAGCGTTTAACAATGCTGCCTGGCAGGCCACGCTGGAACAGGCAGCGAAAGAGAATAAACTGATATTCCTGGATTGTTATACCTCCTGGTGCGCTCCCTGTAAATGGATGGAAAAAAATGTGTTTAACGTTCCGGAAGTCTATAACTACTACAACCAGCATTTCATCAACACCAAACAGGATATGGAGAAGGGCGAGGGTGTGGACCTGCGGAAGAAATACAATGTACAGTCTTTCCCCACCTACCTTTTCATTAATGGCAAGGGCGAAGTAGTGCACCGTACCGGCTCCCGTATGTCGGTAGAAGAGTTCCTGGAAGAAGGCCGCATGGCCACAGACCCGGACCGCAGCATGTCGTCCCTGTCTGCCCGCTACAACGCCGGCGAAAGAAGCATACCGTTCCTGTTGAATTATTACCTCGCCGTAGCACGGTCTGACCGCCGCACGGCTGAAAAAATCGGCGGAGAAATCAGCGAAAAAGTGGCGGAGGCTGATCTGAATTCACCAATGGGGTGGAAGATCATTAAAAATATCGCCCGTTCCGGAGACGACCGCCTGGGTAAATACTATCTGTCCAACCAGGCGCAGTTCGCGTCCTATGCCAGCCGGGAGGAACGCGATGCGCTCACCGACCGCCTTATCTCCAGCACGTTGTACCCCAAAATCTACAGCAAGGATGAGAAAGGTTTCTTTGAAGGATTACAGCATTTTAAACAGTCAACATCACCGGAGAGACAGAAGCAGGCGGTGATGCTGGAAGCCGAATGGTATCAGCAGCAGGGCAACGTGAGCGCATATGTGAAACTGACGGACAAGGCCATGAAAGGAGTGCTGAAGGCAGATGCTGAGAAGTTGAGTTTCCTGGCGCGCCGCCTCAACGGCAAACGCGAAGCAGATCCCCAAACGGCTGCTTTCCTGCCACAGGCTTATAAAATGTCGAAGAAGGCCGTTGCCCTGGAACCGGAAGAGTACAGTATTCAGAGCACTTTCGGCTGGGTATGCCTTACCATGAAGAAAAAACAGGAGGGCCTGACCGCCGCCCGTAAAGCCAGGAAGCTGGCAGACGCTGAAACGTCCAAAATCCAGAAACTGGCCCAGGAACTGGTAAACGAGCTGGAAAAACTTTAA